One region of Rhodohalobacter mucosus genomic DNA includes:
- the recB gene encoding exodeoxyribonuclease V subunit beta — translation MKRLESVFDLNWKPRLVVEASAGTGKTYTIVGLYIRLLLEKKLSVDQILVMTFTNKATSELRGRIQNRLQECTDVLKSGYEGDDVFLKECSNRYGGAGKSEHLGLLINAIRNFDESRIFTIHGFCQRVLSEEALYAGVPFDMDIIQHDTLLLEAAEDYWRDFVDRNGESVGGELEIAKLMKLGKSPRELIGRDGLLTLFRSAGARIEGDLHPDPSSIFEKAWTLRKNMREEWSENREKVRAELLVSGLSGYTERNVTGRVRKMDDFLHDPKLKKDSFDQLKYFLAETVYDESNLTQKSRRLPEKLRFFDLCSEYNALLDDLKRAETALIYNTWKDIVERREEKSSQSGSMTYDDLLIRLSDVLKDETVGLQLRRKLLQSYPFALVDEFQDTDGIQYEIFNSIYPKEGEKSGLLMIGDPKQAIYAFRGADVYTYFRAKKEGDPETWSLGKNFRSTPGLINAVNRLFDATGAKPFLEAEIDFKPTEAGLPERENEYRTGSAPTAPFRFILKKGIEKNKNSARHDIYNQTVAQVIDILNDDSNRILDDKTNGMRRVEAGDIAVLINSHRDAMHIKEQLKEVGIDSVTYSQQKVFDTFEAFRVEMVMNAILNPFDRTAVNNALLSGLFGSDLRRLAKLSDDDEAHQGILNELQDLHEIWKKRGFMPAFRKLIRNDGRMEQIASWKDAERIFMNLHQLVDHAAMVETQQNLDPVSLHMWFIDEMMNPDKSDEQSLLLESDRNLVKISTIHGSKGLEFPIVICPDLWEGKDLKDQFIRYHKKDSGRLTLNIDCLETEDRETAKREGKIESIAEEIRKVYVALTRAKYECRVIWVTHQKSHLSGLGAALQGKEPVLDRLDTKIKEGGLLDEETLLSPLMRLADEYPHLIAVESFIETKGMVQYSYSGMPLETLQKRSYNGRSVIEVGQRVESFSSLAGHHSDTSEPDYDQVTGRYADLLGTPVTALQELTIFGFPKGPVAGTAIHKIFEHSDFRFDTAMKADHSELIHQVLGSYGIGDEWIPVVQTMIRDVTGAALGELDLSKIEPEDELREMEFHFPISKPKAENLYRIIRNKDYKPIGSSNLNHFLTGFIDLIVRQNGKYYVLDYKSNYLGDMPEDYSSGALEAEMQAAGYDLQYHLYMVALKKYLQRRIPGFSYNEHVGGACYLFVRGMQKQSSHSVYFDRPDEELIVKLEENLEGRSDG, via the coding sequence ATGAAGCGACTTGAATCGGTATTTGACCTGAACTGGAAACCCCGGTTGGTGGTAGAAGCTTCCGCCGGTACCGGAAAAACGTATACCATCGTCGGGCTCTATATCAGGCTGCTTCTCGAAAAGAAACTCAGTGTGGACCAAATCCTGGTCATGACATTCACCAATAAAGCTACGTCTGAACTGAGAGGGCGAATACAAAACAGGCTGCAGGAATGTACAGACGTACTTAAATCGGGGTATGAGGGAGATGATGTATTTCTTAAGGAATGTTCCAACCGATACGGAGGGGCAGGGAAAAGTGAGCATCTTGGCCTATTAATAAACGCAATTAGAAATTTTGACGAAAGCCGGATCTTTACCATTCACGGTTTCTGTCAGAGAGTGCTTAGTGAAGAGGCCCTTTATGCAGGAGTTCCGTTTGATATGGATATCATTCAGCATGATACCCTGTTACTTGAGGCTGCAGAAGATTACTGGCGTGATTTTGTAGACCGGAACGGTGAATCAGTGGGAGGTGAACTGGAAATTGCAAAACTGATGAAACTGGGGAAGTCTCCGCGTGAACTGATAGGCAGGGATGGTTTATTGACACTTTTCAGATCTGCTGGGGCCAGGATCGAAGGCGATCTGCATCCGGATCCATCCTCAATTTTTGAAAAGGCATGGACCTTGCGTAAGAATATGAGAGAAGAGTGGAGTGAAAATCGTGAAAAGGTTAGAGCCGAATTGCTTGTGAGTGGTTTAAGCGGTTACACGGAGAGAAATGTGACAGGCAGGGTACGCAAGATGGATGATTTTCTGCACGACCCAAAGCTGAAAAAGGATTCATTTGATCAGCTGAAATATTTTCTCGCTGAAACGGTATATGATGAATCAAACCTTACCCAAAAGAGCCGCCGCCTTCCCGAAAAGCTTCGGTTTTTTGACCTCTGCAGCGAGTACAATGCATTGCTGGATGATCTCAAACGTGCAGAGACGGCACTCATTTATAATACCTGGAAAGACATCGTAGAGAGGAGAGAAGAAAAATCATCTCAATCGGGTTCAATGACTTACGATGACCTCCTCATAAGGCTTTCTGATGTCTTGAAAGATGAAACCGTGGGGCTGCAGCTTCGAAGAAAACTTTTGCAAAGTTATCCGTTTGCTCTGGTGGACGAATTTCAGGACACCGATGGTATTCAGTACGAAATCTTTAACTCCATCTACCCGAAAGAAGGCGAGAAGTCAGGGTTACTGATGATTGGTGACCCAAAGCAGGCTATTTATGCATTCAGGGGTGCGGATGTTTACACGTATTTCAGAGCGAAAAAGGAGGGTGACCCAGAAACCTGGTCGCTTGGAAAGAACTTTCGCAGCACACCGGGTCTTATCAATGCTGTAAATCGCCTGTTTGACGCTACCGGGGCGAAACCGTTTCTTGAAGCTGAAATTGATTTTAAGCCCACGGAAGCCGGACTTCCGGAGAGGGAAAATGAATATCGTACCGGCAGCGCACCCACCGCCCCGTTTCGCTTTATCCTGAAAAAGGGTATTGAAAAGAACAAAAACAGCGCCAGACACGATATCTACAATCAGACTGTTGCGCAGGTCATAGATATTCTTAATGATGATTCGAATCGGATATTGGATGACAAGACAAACGGGATGAGGCGGGTTGAGGCCGGCGATATTGCAGTTTTGATCAACAGCCACCGTGATGCCATGCACATTAAAGAGCAGTTGAAAGAGGTGGGCATCGATTCGGTAACCTATTCGCAGCAGAAAGTATTTGATACGTTTGAGGCCTTTCGTGTTGAAATGGTGATGAACGCAATTTTAAATCCATTCGACCGCACAGCAGTTAACAATGCACTGTTAAGCGGATTGTTTGGCAGTGATCTTCGCCGGCTGGCGAAACTGAGCGATGACGATGAAGCGCATCAGGGTATATTGAATGAACTGCAGGACCTTCACGAAATCTGGAAAAAACGAGGCTTTATGCCTGCTTTCAGGAAACTGATCAGAAATGACGGTCGAATGGAGCAAATTGCGTCGTGGAAAGATGCAGAGCGTATTTTTATGAATCTTCATCAGCTGGTTGACCATGCAGCGATGGTTGAAACTCAGCAAAATCTGGATCCTGTATCACTGCATATGTGGTTTATCGACGAGATGATGAATCCTGACAAGAGTGATGAGCAGTCGCTTCTTTTGGAAAGCGATCGCAATCTGGTGAAAATCAGCACCATTCACGGCAGCAAGGGACTTGAGTTTCCCATCGTAATATGTCCTGATCTTTGGGAAGGCAAGGATTTAAAAGATCAGTTTATCAGGTATCACAAAAAAGATTCAGGCCGGCTCACCCTCAATATTGATTGCCTTGAAACAGAGGATCGGGAAACTGCAAAAAGAGAAGGGAAAATTGAATCCATTGCTGAGGAGATCAGAAAAGTATATGTGGCGCTTACCCGTGCAAAATATGAGTGCAGAGTAATTTGGGTTACCCACCAGAAGAGTCACCTTTCGGGACTTGGGGCAGCGTTACAGGGTAAAGAACCCGTTCTGGATCGGCTGGATACGAAAATTAAAGAGGGTGGGCTTCTAGACGAAGAAACATTGCTTAGTCCGCTTATGAGGCTCGCTGATGAGTATCCGCATTTGATTGCTGTAGAATCGTTCATCGAAACCAAGGGCATGGTGCAGTATTCCTACTCCGGCATGCCGTTGGAAACACTTCAAAAAAGATCCTATAACGGTAGGTCAGTGATTGAGGTTGGTCAAAGGGTCGAAAGTTTTTCATCGCTGGCGGGGCATCATTCCGATACATCCGAACCCGATTATGATCAGGTCACAGGCAGATACGCCGACCTTCTCGGAACCCCTGTAACGGCTCTTCAGGAATTAACCATTTTTGGTTTTCCCAAAGGCCCGGTTGCAGGTACCGCAATTCACAAAATATTTGAGCATAGCGATTTTCGCTTTGATACCGCTATGAAAGCGGATCATTCAGAACTGATACATCAGGTATTGGGCTCATACGGTATTGGCGATGAGTGGATCCCCGTGGTACAGACTATGATCAGGGATGTAACGGGTGCGGCCCTGGGTGAGTTGGACCTTTCGAAAATTGAGCCTGAAGATGAACTCCGGGAGATGGAGTTTCACTTTCCCATATCAAAGCCAAAGGCAGAAAACCTATATAGAATAATTAGGAATAAAGACTATAAACCAATCGGAAGTAGTAATTTAAATCATTTTTTAACAGGTTTTATAGATTTAATTGTCAGGCAGAACGGGAAGTACTATGTGCTCGATTATAAATCCAATTACCTTGGTGACATGCCGGAAGATTACAGCAGCGGGGCGCTTGAAGCGGAGATGCAGGCTGCCGGATACGATTTGCAATATCATCTGTACATGGTTGCCCTCAAAAAATATCTGCAGAGGAGGATACCCGGTTTCAGCTATAATGAGCACGTAGGCGGTGCCTGTTATCTGTTTGTAAGGGGAATGCAGAAGCAATCATCACACTCGGTTTACTTTGACAGGCCCGATGAAGAGCTTATCGTTAAGCTGGAAGAAAACCTGGAGGGGAGATCAGATGGGTGA
- the recD gene encoding exodeoxyribonuclease V subunit alpha — MKSLSLSWKKTWRGDQMGDGAVKPAWFRQGLEAGWIRRSEEELVRFLEGEFGELNQSELLISVFLSLFEEEGHVVLPLYKTPPEWGEILGVDHQGISVLRSYASSFEISELSDSALTGKPGEMAPYIMDKIREKSFVSINRYRNYEEKIDSLIRKKSSATAEISEPEKLKKQLDELFDNVLIPDWQKAAAALSFLKTFLIISGGPGTGKTTTVARIIALHQNLNLGKLKIGLAAPTGKAAGRMGEAIQKEMSGFELSDEMLANIPTEAKTIHRMLSGTSQKGLLPDAEKRKLHYDLLIVDEASMIDLRMMYRLLTALDERTRLILLGDRSQLASVEAGSVFADLCRKTKNGFSEEIAEKLSDITGFDLPVSGAAEADGLHDATIYLTKSFRFDESSGIGKLAALVKADGRKDLVRADEPEELFESLGDIEHSSFTFNGENLRKLADDLLDRLEKTAAIDDPETMLKFWKEGAMLTCHRRGLEGSDRLNAYMEQMIAASRKLPISDGWYHGRPVIITRNDYSLGVFNGDTGVCVREEGKSGSYRVWVDSAGGMKPIHPNRLMHVNPAYFLTVHKSQGSEYNRVTLLLPSEDSPVLTRELLYTAITRARSEFRLLGSLELFCKGINRETERFTMLGMR; from the coding sequence ATGAAGAGCTTATCGTTAAGCTGGAAGAAAACCTGGAGGGGAGATCAGATGGGTGATGGCGCAGTTAAACCGGCATGGTTTCGTCAGGGTCTCGAAGCAGGGTGGATTCGCAGGTCCGAGGAGGAACTGGTCCGTTTTTTAGAGGGCGAATTTGGAGAACTGAATCAAAGTGAACTGCTGATATCAGTTTTTTTATCGCTCTTTGAAGAGGAGGGACATGTTGTTCTGCCTCTCTATAAGACACCCCCGGAGTGGGGAGAGATTCTGGGCGTGGATCATCAGGGAATATCTGTTTTACGTAGTTATGCTTCGTCATTTGAGATTAGTGAATTATCGGATAGTGCCCTGACAGGGAAGCCGGGAGAAATGGCGCCCTACATTATGGACAAAATCCGTGAAAAAAGTTTTGTGTCCATAAACAGGTACCGGAACTATGAAGAGAAAATCGACTCGCTGATACGCAAAAAAAGCAGCGCCACCGCTGAAATTTCGGAACCCGAAAAGTTGAAAAAGCAGCTTGATGAGCTATTTGACAATGTCTTGATACCCGACTGGCAAAAAGCAGCAGCGGCTCTATCTTTTTTAAAAACATTTTTGATCATCTCCGGCGGGCCCGGTACCGGAAAAACAACTACGGTAGCACGGATCATCGCCCTTCATCAGAACCTGAACCTGGGCAAACTTAAAATCGGTCTTGCCGCACCTACGGGTAAAGCGGCCGGCAGAATGGGAGAGGCTATTCAGAAAGAGATGAGCGGGTTTGAATTATCTGATGAAATGCTTGCCAATATCCCCACAGAGGCGAAAACAATTCACCGGATGCTTTCCGGGACCTCTCAAAAAGGCTTGCTTCCCGACGCGGAAAAGCGAAAGCTTCATTACGATTTGTTGATTGTGGATGAAGCGTCCATGATTGATCTTCGGATGATGTACCGGCTGTTGACCGCATTGGATGAGCGCACCCGGCTTATACTTCTGGGAGACCGAAGTCAGCTGGCATCTGTGGAGGCCGGCTCAGTATTTGCAGACCTGTGCAGAAAAACGAAAAATGGTTTCAGTGAGGAGATAGCCGAAAAGCTGTCGGATATCACCGGGTTTGATTTACCGGTGAGTGGTGCAGCTGAAGCTGACGGATTGCATGATGCAACAATCTATCTGACTAAAAGTTTTCGATTTGATGAATCAAGCGGGATTGGAAAACTGGCAGCCCTTGTAAAAGCTGATGGCAGGAAAGACCTGGTTAGGGCTGATGAACCTGAAGAACTTTTTGAATCCCTGGGTGATATTGAACATTCATCTTTCACATTTAACGGTGAAAATCTTCGGAAACTGGCCGACGACCTGCTGGACCGTCTGGAGAAAACCGCCGCGATCGATGATCCGGAGACCATGCTCAAATTCTGGAAGGAGGGTGCAATGCTCACCTGCCACAGACGGGGTCTTGAGGGTTCCGATAGGCTGAACGCATACATGGAACAGATGATAGCAGCGTCCAGAAAACTGCCAATTTCAGATGGCTGGTATCACGGGCGTCCGGTGATTATAACGAGGAACGACTACAGCCTGGGTGTATTCAACGGAGATACCGGTGTCTGCGTGAGGGAAGAAGGAAAATCGGGCTCATACAGGGTTTGGGTGGATTCGGCCGGTGGCATGAAGCCCATACACCCGAACCGGCTGATGCATGTAAATCCGGCCTACTTCCTGACAGTTCACAAAAGCCAGGGATCAGAATACAATCGCGTCACCCTCTTGCTGCCGTCCGAAGACAGCCCGGTACTCACAAGGGAGTTGCTCTATACAGCCATAACAAGAGCGAGAAGTGAATTCCGCCTCCTGGGATCGCTGGAACTGTTCTGCAAGGGGATCAACCGTGAAACCGAGCGATTTACGATGCTGGGGATGCGGTGA
- a CDS encoding NAD-dependent epimerase has product MKHALVTGAAGFIGFHLSKRLLREGYKVTGFDNVNDYYDVTLKYGRMKELGVDHEHLDEQDPDSAFQFVKGELSDRKDMESLFGGNDFDVVVNLAAQAGVRYSLENPHAYIESNIDGFLNILEGCRYGGVEHLVYASSSSVYGSNKEMPFKTSDRVDNPVSLYAATKKSNELMAHTYSHLYDIPATGLRFFTVYGPWGRPDMALFIFTKAIVEGRPIQVFNYGEMQRDFTYIDDIVESITRLIPKAPESDNGAPHNLFNIGHNSPVKLMDFIQEIEKNLGKEADKQMMPIQPGDVPATWADVTDLYDMIDYKPKVGMEEGVKAFIDWYKGYYGV; this is encoded by the coding sequence ATGAAACACGCACTCGTCACCGGGGCAGCAGGATTTATCGGATTTCATCTGTCCAAACGATTATTGAGAGAGGGATACAAGGTTACCGGATTCGATAACGTGAACGATTACTACGACGTTACGCTAAAATACGGCCGCATGAAAGAGCTAGGCGTGGATCACGAGCATCTGGATGAACAGGATCCGGATTCTGCATTTCAATTTGTGAAGGGAGAGCTGTCCGACCGTAAGGATATGGAATCACTTTTTGGCGGGAATGATTTTGATGTAGTTGTCAACCTGGCCGCGCAGGCCGGAGTGCGGTATAGTCTTGAGAACCCACACGCCTACATAGAGAGCAACATTGACGGCTTTTTAAATATCCTGGAAGGCTGCCGTTATGGCGGGGTGGAGCATCTGGTGTATGCTTCTTCAAGTTCCGTTTATGGGTCCAACAAGGAGATGCCGTTCAAAACATCCGATCGCGTGGACAATCCCGTCAGCCTCTATGCCGCCACCAAAAAGAGCAATGAGCTGATGGCACACACCTATTCTCATCTCTATGATATACCGGCTACCGGACTGCGGTTTTTCACCGTTTATGGTCCATGGGGCAGGCCGGACATGGCGCTATTCATCTTCACCAAGGCAATAGTGGAGGGCCGGCCGATCCAGGTGTTCAACTACGGTGAGATGCAGAGAGATTTTACCTATATCGACGACATTGTGGAGTCGATTACGCGTCTCATCCCCAAAGCTCCGGAATCAGATAACGGAGCACCCCACAACCTGTTCAATATCGGCCACAATAGCCCGGTGAAGCTGATGGACTTCATTCAAGAAATAGAGAAAAATCTTGGCAAGGAAGCCGACAAGCAGATGATGCCCATCCAGCCCGGCGACGTTCCCGCCACCTGGGCCGATGTTACCGATCTGTATGATATGATCGACTACAAGCCTAAAGTAGGCATGGAAGAAGGGGTAAAAGCGTTTATTGATTGGTACAAGGGTTATTATGGGGTGTAG
- a CDS encoding Wzz/FepE/Etk N-terminal domain-containing protein produces MSDDKKQTPEQAPTDKPEIRYVPIEYMPGMHDDDDEIDLLELAKKIWDGRWTIIKITGVFILLGLFWALFSPVEYESEAILMPEIQVQETGGTAGRLLQQFGGAFGLGGIGAEGMPAGTIPPLLYPRIVNSLPFQLELLNHEVEFRDYGVTTTWPDFLEIHYPTPLATLAVDYTVKLPLTVLSGVRSLFEDDPDSLLATLPDDPTQSQYISITEEQQELVNQLRERISVSQDEETGLLTTRVKLQDARASAELNRFLIERLKEYVIDYRLEKARQNLEFAQDQLAEAETRFEETQVALAEFQDRNVSLGTARAQIELERLQDEKNLAFNVYSSVAQQVEQARLTLQEQTPIFKEVQAVTVPSENSDPNRPMVLVVFTLLGGILAVGYVFISPLVSNLGDHLS; encoded by the coding sequence GTGAGCGACGACAAAAAACAGACCCCGGAGCAGGCCCCGACAGACAAACCTGAAATCCGCTATGTACCCATTGAATACATGCCGGGGATGCACGACGATGACGACGAAATTGACCTGCTAGAGCTCGCCAAAAAAATCTGGGACGGCCGGTGGACCATCATAAAAATCACCGGTGTCTTTATTCTGCTCGGTCTCTTCTGGGCGCTCTTCAGCCCGGTGGAGTACGAGAGTGAAGCCATCCTCATGCCGGAAATACAGGTCCAGGAAACAGGTGGAACGGCAGGGCGTTTATTGCAGCAATTTGGAGGTGCTTTCGGACTTGGTGGGATTGGTGCCGAGGGTATGCCGGCAGGTACCATTCCGCCGCTGCTCTACCCGCGCATTGTGAACAGCTTGCCGTTCCAGCTGGAGCTGCTGAACCATGAAGTGGAGTTCCGCGACTATGGGGTCACCACCACATGGCCCGATTTTCTGGAGATTCACTACCCGACGCCCCTGGCAACGCTTGCAGTCGATTATACCGTGAAGCTGCCGTTAACTGTTCTGAGTGGCGTGCGCTCACTTTTTGAGGATGACCCGGATAGTCTGCTCGCAACACTTCCGGATGATCCAACCCAGTCGCAATACATCTCTATTACGGAAGAGCAGCAGGAACTGGTAAATCAGCTTCGCGAACGCATCTCGGTCAGCCAGGACGAGGAGACCGGCCTGCTCACCACCCGCGTGAAACTGCAGGATGCGCGGGCGTCGGCAGAACTGAACCGGTTTCTGATTGAACGCCTGAAGGAATACGTCATTGACTATCGCTTGGAAAAGGCACGTCAGAATTTGGAGTTTGCTCAGGATCAGCTTGCCGAGGCAGAAACACGATTTGAAGAAACCCAAGTGGCTCTCGCAGAGTTTCAGGACCGGAATGTATCACTGGGGACCGCCAGGGCCCAGATTGAGCTGGAGCGCCTGCAGGACGAAAAAAACCTGGCATTTAATGTTTACAGTTCTGTTGCCCAGCAGGTGGAACAAGCAAGGCTAACACTTCAAGAGCAGACTCCCATTTTTAAAGAGGTGCAGGCGGTGACGGTGCCTAGTGAGAATAGTGACCCGAACAGGCCTATGGTGTTGGTGGTGTTTACACTATTGGGAGGCATACTGGCTGTTGGATATGTTTTTATCAGTCCATTGGTTTCTAATCTCGGTGATCATTTAAGTTGA
- the pseB gene encoding UDP-N-acetylglucosamine 4,6-dehydratase (inverting), with amino-acid sequence MLNGKSILITGGTGSLGKALTKHIFEKYPDIKRLVIFSRDEQKQFQMGQEYPNDKYPQIRFFIGDIRDEQRIKRALQAIDYVIHAAAMKHVPIAEYNPMECIRTNVLGAENLINACLETEVKRVVALSTDKAAAPINLYGATKLTSDKLFIAANNIRGWNPIKFSVVRYGNVMGSNGSVIPFFLKKKKEGVLPITDPNMTRFNISLQGGVNMVMHALEYAWGGELFVPKIPSYRIMDVAEAIGPKCEKPIIGIRPGEKVHEEMITASDSFNTYDLGKYYAILPQVPRFKLKDFIKQNNAKPVEQGFRYNSGENEEWETVESLRKLIKEHVDPTFEV; translated from the coding sequence ATGCTAAACGGAAAATCTATACTCATTACAGGCGGTACAGGATCTTTAGGAAAAGCGTTAACTAAACATATTTTTGAGAAATATCCTGACATTAAGAGACTGGTAATATTTTCTCGGGATGAGCAGAAGCAATTCCAGATGGGTCAAGAATATCCAAATGACAAATATCCCCAAATAAGATTTTTTATTGGGGATATTCGAGATGAACAACGTATAAAACGTGCATTACAAGCAATTGATTACGTGATACATGCAGCGGCTATGAAACATGTACCGATTGCTGAATACAATCCAATGGAATGTATTCGTACGAATGTATTGGGAGCTGAGAATCTAATCAATGCATGTCTCGAAACAGAAGTTAAGAGAGTAGTTGCTCTTTCAACGGATAAAGCAGCTGCTCCAATTAACCTTTATGGGGCAACGAAGCTTACTTCTGATAAGCTGTTTATTGCAGCAAATAATATAAGAGGCTGGAATCCGATTAAATTTTCTGTGGTGAGATATGGAAATGTCATGGGATCAAATGGATCTGTTATTCCTTTCTTTTTGAAAAAGAAAAAAGAAGGGGTTTTGCCTATTACCGATCCAAATATGACGCGCTTCAATATTTCTCTTCAGGGTGGGGTAAACATGGTGATGCACGCACTTGAATATGCATGGGGAGGAGAGTTGTTTGTTCCTAAAATTCCATCGTATCGCATTATGGATGTTGCCGAAGCTATTGGACCAAAATGTGAGAAACCGATAATAGGTATCAGGCCGGGAGAAAAAGTTCATGAAGAAATGATTACGGCATCTGATTCTTTTAATACATACGACTTAGGAAAATATTATGCCATTCTTCCACAGGTGCCACGGTTTAAGTTGAAAGATTTTATTAAACAAAATAATGCCAAACCGGTGGAACAAGGCTTCCGCTACAATTCCGGTGAAAATGAGGAATGGGAAACAGTAGAAAGCCTGCGCAAGCTTATCAAAGAACATGTTGACCCAACATTTGAGGTTTAG
- the pseC gene encoding UDP-4-amino-4,6-dideoxy-N-acetyl-beta-L-altrosamine transaminase, producing the protein MEAIPYGRQNITDEDIQAVAETLKSDYLTQGPRIAEFEEAFADYVGSKYAVAVSNGTAALHLCTLALNVLEGDKVITTPITFAASANCVRYCGGEVIFADIDPDTYLLDIDKVQELLEASPQGTYKGMIPVDFAGRAVDLEAFRKLADDYDLWIIEDSCHAPGGYFIDSNGKQQNCGNGQFADLAIFSFHPVKHIASGEGGMITTSNKVLYEKLLKLRTHGITKFESEYKNSVEFAVGSTQNSKLSDESGLRKARRNTQKYPAWYMEMQELGYNYRITDFQCALGQSQLKRADEGIEIRREIAELYFNAFKGKSFVKGQSGVVEGHAYHLYVIEVEDRLGLYNYLRENNIYAQIHYIPCHLMPYYRQFGWKEEDMLNAENYYKHCISLPIYPTLTKEQQDFVIKKINEYYE; encoded by the coding sequence ATGGAAGCAATACCTTACGGTCGCCAAAATATAACAGATGAAGATATCCAGGCTGTCGCTGAAACATTAAAATCCGACTACCTCACCCAGGGGCCCCGCATAGCCGAGTTTGAAGAAGCCTTTGCGGATTATGTAGGTTCCAAATATGCCGTAGCGGTTTCCAACGGTACGGCTGCCCTTCATCTGTGTACACTCGCTTTGAATGTGCTTGAAGGAGACAAAGTTATTACAACGCCAATTACCTTTGCGGCTTCGGCTAATTGCGTTAGGTATTGCGGCGGAGAAGTAATTTTTGCAGATATCGATCCGGACACGTATTTGCTGGATATCGACAAGGTTCAAGAGCTGTTGGAAGCATCTCCTCAAGGCACCTACAAAGGAATGATACCGGTCGATTTTGCAGGGCGAGCTGTGGATCTGGAAGCGTTTCGGAAGCTGGCAGATGATTATGATCTGTGGATCATTGAAGACTCATGCCATGCTCCGGGCGGATACTTTATCGATAGCAATGGCAAACAGCAAAATTGTGGTAACGGCCAGTTTGCTGACCTGGCAATCTTTTCATTCCATCCGGTGAAGCACATAGCCTCCGGTGAAGGCGGAATGATCACAACAAGTAACAAAGTGCTTTATGAAAAGCTTCTCAAACTCCGCACCCACGGCATCACCAAATTCGAATCTGAGTATAAAAACTCCGTTGAATTTGCAGTGGGCTCTACTCAAAACTCAAAACTTTCCGATGAGTCGGGACTGCGAAAAGCACGCAGAAATACTCAAAAATACCCAGCATGGTATATGGAAATGCAGGAACTCGGTTATAATTACCGAATTACTGATTTTCAATGTGCATTAGGCCAAAGTCAGCTAAAAAGAGCGGATGAGGGGATTGAAATAAGAAGGGAAATAGCTGAACTTTATTTCAATGCTTTTAAAGGAAAGTCGTTCGTCAAAGGACAGTCGGGCGTGGTTGAAGGACATGCCTACCATCTATATGTGATTGAAGTAGAAGACCGTTTGGGATTATATAACTATTTGAGAGAAAATAACATCTATGCTCAGATTCATTACATCCCATGTCACTTAATGCCTTATTATCGTCAGTTTGGATGGAAAGAAGAAGATATGTTAAATGCTGAAAACTATTATAAGCATTGCATTAGTTTGCCGATATATCCAACATTGACTAAAGAACAACAGGATTTCGTAATTAAAAAGATCAATGAATATTACGAATGA
- the pseF gene encoding pseudaminic acid cytidylyltransferase, whose translation MKNIAIIPARGGSKRIPRKNIRDFLGKPIIAYSIETALESGLFDEVMVSTDDFEIAEISEKYRAKVPFLRSEETADDYATTVNVLLEVLKTYQKQGKKFEYGCCIYPTAPLLKPSIIKSGYKKLMSESFSTVFPVVEFSYPILRSLKLSGNDKVEMNWPEHQESRSQDLPKAYHDAGQFYWFNVEEFLKEEELFGKNSGALILPNTSVQDIDTEEDWKLAEMKAKLSE comes from the coding sequence ATGAAAAATATAGCAATTATACCGGCTAGGGGAGGAAGTAAGCGAATCCCCAGAAAAAATATTCGTGATTTTCTGGGCAAGCCTATTATAGCATATTCCATTGAGACTGCATTGGAAAGTGGACTTTTTGACGAAGTGATGGTTTCTACCGATGATTTTGAGATTGCTGAAATTTCAGAGAAATATAGAGCGAAAGTTCCTTTTTTAAGATCAGAAGAAACTGCGGATGATTACGCAACTACGGTGAATGTGCTTCTTGAAGTATTAAAAACATATCAGAAACAAGGAAAAAAATTCGAATATGGTTGTTGTATCTATCCAACAGCACCGCTGTTGAAGCCTTCTATTATAAAAAGCGGATATAAGAAACTCATGAGTGAAAGTTTTAGTACTGTGTTTCCGGTCGTTGAGTTTTCATATCCTATACTACGATCATTGAAGCTAAGTGGGAATGATAAAGTTGAAATGAATTGGCCAGAACATCAGGAGTCTCGTTCACAAGACTTGCCTAAGGCATATCACGATGCAGGTCAGTTCTATTGGTTCAACGTCGAAGAGTTTCTTAAAGAAGAAGAACTCTTCGGAAAAAATAGTGGGGCACTAATATTGCCAAATACCAGCGTACAGGATATTGATACTGAGGAAGACTGGAAGTTGGCAGAGATGAAAGCGAAGCTCTCAGAATGA